One Luteolibacter arcticus DNA segment encodes these proteins:
- a CDS encoding DUF11 domain-containing protein: MTLSHLSLALTTCFLAVAGAQPIFQDGFESGLNWTVTKTNDGRARATGDEGPAAGAAHLILDDDANDAVFSVAEASFDLDLTDKKNVTLSFVAKSLGNEAHTPPTGNFTSTRNYDGVAVSCDGGAIWRSVQSLATLGPNWTSFSLPLDSSVTALGGSYGAGFRIRFSAYDNSPAPLDGIAIDSVSVTADEDPRITIELPGTVAEASGPHLGFVSLNIVQATPVTVTLSGSSTALTIPASATIEAGELWASFEFSAPEDSVVTLSRSVTVNASAAGISITPGIIVVTDNETANATLTVPAQLQEGNISTNNATISITPAPAIPVIFSLLADPAAELTIPATVTIQAGQTQAAFSARATNDTKIDGNIAVNVSAAAPGLPPATAVTTTLDNETKTLTLTVPTFVMEGTSGSGTIAITGTLADALLVNLEIVSGGNVSVPASVLIPAGATQVTFPITAVNNSLADGTRTMALTTTAAGFTAATRNVVVRDNDPASYSLSALTDLVPVGTPQSVTVTALDSAGNVISGYAGTVNLDLLVPGGGVLPASPASLTLGGSGWTGTVTLPAITASGLQLRASDTGGRSGLSTAFDPIRSLELVTADLLWSPLREVIYASVPSSATSPYAGHVVEIDPVSMEIRRGVLTIQNPGQLALTSGGEFLYVVQNGNGRVAKIDPVTMTVVSSFAIGLDSFYGTLFAGDICTVAGQPNLLLVTLKRDGYSSGYNGVTVFDDGIARPVSTGENVDALRIEPSSIPTRFWCNSGNWFRTLTLDANGLSVASSTNSLPGGDITSAGDRIYSSTGDVINGLTMTKAGTIASSGPLRPDPILNRVYFLEKTSSSTANYNRIGSYDASNYSLIRQSVMPGVGNTAASLIRWGSNGLAFRSTTHVYLVSSGTLVPSSQPANLAVTVSASPAPATAGQPLTYTVEVKNLGPNLARGVVLSATLSSGQTLLTATSSAGNRAVSGSLVTLLPPDMANNATATLTLTVHPESAGGVSCTAKAVSNVVDPDFSNNSTARLVSVGYLTATDSVNSIRLVAKSLVPDPTRNLLWAALSPQMEAPFRNSVVSINPLNGLVSDPIPLDAPPFEGSIALSGNGRYLYVGLEGTSSFARIDLSQATPVAIRIPFSVRSSSGQLVRDFEVLDGDGTSVLLVTSNQALQVIDDQTPRPVDTSIYEVGDIERTATPGIFFGHDGYTGTYSGSRVAVTATGVEVIHSMNDFLSGGSYAVQISSAGDRMLSDGGHLFDAGTMSMIATLPVYGAECLDGEHNRAYIVNGNALHSFDSDTGEAKGSFSLPVTTSGDWALTCLRWGIDGIAILGEDGKVFVGRWSGIIPEDTDGNADGISDAWAAAQFGTTLVDPEGDGDGDGLADAFEYLFATSPVTAGANPLKPSVEAVQDARSILLRFPRRAGVSPDSYRYQLSEDASGWFDVPSATETVLSTATVDGVTVEQVQVRIPTAWPDRGFARIKWLHP, translated from the coding sequence ATGACCTTATCTCACCTGTCCCTTGCCCTGACCACCTGCTTTCTTGCCGTGGCCGGGGCACAGCCTATTTTTCAAGATGGTTTCGAGTCCGGTCTCAATTGGACGGTGACGAAGACCAATGACGGTCGCGCCCGTGCCACCGGCGATGAAGGACCCGCGGCAGGAGCCGCCCACCTGATTCTGGATGACGACGCGAACGACGCGGTTTTCTCCGTGGCCGAAGCGAGCTTCGACCTCGATCTCACGGACAAGAAAAACGTAACTCTCAGCTTCGTCGCAAAAAGCTTGGGCAACGAGGCCCACACCCCACCCACTGGAAACTTCACATCCACTCGCAACTATGACGGGGTGGCGGTCAGTTGCGACGGCGGCGCAATCTGGCGCAGCGTCCAATCCCTTGCCACGCTCGGTCCGAACTGGACTTCATTCTCGCTTCCGCTCGACAGCAGCGTGACGGCCCTCGGGGGTAGCTACGGCGCAGGCTTCCGGATTCGGTTTTCGGCTTATGACAATTCCCCAGCACCCCTCGACGGGATCGCCATTGACAGCGTTTCAGTGACCGCCGATGAGGATCCGCGCATCACCATCGAACTTCCGGGAACGGTTGCCGAGGCTAGCGGTCCTCACCTCGGCTTCGTGTCGCTCAATATCGTCCAAGCGACCCCAGTAACGGTCACCCTGTCGGGAAGCTCGACGGCCCTCACCATCCCGGCATCGGCAACAATCGAAGCTGGCGAACTATGGGCGAGCTTCGAATTCAGCGCACCGGAGGACAGCGTGGTGACGCTCAGCCGCAGCGTCACGGTCAACGCGAGCGCAGCTGGCATTTCCATCACCCCCGGAATCATCGTGGTGACGGACAATGAAACGGCCAATGCAACGCTGACGGTTCCTGCCCAATTGCAAGAGGGAAACATCTCTACGAACAACGCCACCATCAGCATCACTCCGGCACCCGCCATTCCGGTGATCTTCTCGCTGTTGGCGGACCCGGCCGCCGAGCTCACCATCCCCGCCACCGTCACCATCCAAGCCGGCCAGACACAAGCGGCGTTCTCCGCAAGGGCGACCAATGACACCAAGATCGATGGCAATATCGCCGTGAACGTTAGCGCCGCTGCCCCGGGGCTTCCACCAGCGACCGCCGTCACTACGACACTCGATAATGAAACCAAGACCCTGACGCTCACCGTGCCGACCTTCGTGATGGAAGGCACTTCCGGCAGCGGCACCATCGCAATTACCGGCACCCTTGCGGACGCGCTGTTGGTGAACCTGGAGATCGTCAGTGGCGGCAATGTGAGCGTACCGGCTTCCGTCTTAATTCCTGCCGGGGCGACCCAAGTCACCTTCCCGATCACAGCGGTCAACAATAGCCTCGCGGATGGAACCCGCACGATGGCGCTCACGACCACCGCGGCGGGCTTTACCGCCGCCACCAGGAATGTCGTGGTGCGTGACAATGATCCCGCAAGTTACAGCCTGAGCGCCCTGACCGATCTCGTTCCCGTCGGCACCCCGCAGAGCGTCACGGTGACTGCGCTGGACTCCGCGGGAAATGTCATCAGCGGCTACGCCGGCACGGTGAATCTCGACCTGCTCGTACCTGGCGGAGGCGTTCTTCCGGCCTCTCCGGCCAGCCTCACCTTGGGGGGCTCCGGCTGGACGGGAACGGTCACTCTTCCGGCGATAACCGCATCCGGACTGCAACTGCGGGCGAGCGATACGGGCGGCCGCAGCGGCCTCTCCACCGCCTTCGATCCGATCCGCTCGCTGGAGCTGGTCACGGCGGACCTGCTCTGGAGTCCGTTGCGTGAAGTCATTTACGCCAGCGTGCCATCGAGCGCCACCAGCCCCTACGCGGGCCACGTTGTCGAGATCGACCCGGTTTCCATGGAGATCCGGCGTGGGGTCCTGACCATTCAGAATCCCGGCCAGCTTGCCCTGACCAGCGGCGGCGAATTCCTCTATGTCGTGCAGAATGGCAATGGCAGGGTCGCGAAGATCGACCCGGTCACCATGACTGTGGTCTCGTCCTTCGCCATCGGATTGGACTCATTTTACGGAACCCTTTTTGCGGGCGACATCTGCACGGTGGCCGGCCAGCCAAACCTTCTCCTGGTAACGCTGAAACGCGACGGCTACTCCTCCGGATACAATGGAGTGACCGTCTTTGACGACGGGATTGCGAGACCTGTCAGTACCGGCGAAAACGTCGATGCTCTTCGCATCGAGCCTTCCTCGATTCCCACTCGGTTCTGGTGCAACTCTGGCAATTGGTTCCGGACCCTGACACTGGATGCCAATGGCCTCTCGGTGGCTTCCTCCACCAATAGCCTGCCTGGCGGAGACATCACATCCGCCGGGGACCGCATCTACTCCTCCACCGGCGATGTCATCAATGGCCTCACCATGACCAAGGCCGGCACCATTGCTTCCTCCGGACCGCTGCGCCCCGACCCGATCCTGAACCGTGTCTACTTCCTCGAGAAGACATCCTCTTCCACGGCCAATTACAACCGCATCGGTAGCTACGATGCCTCCAATTACTCCCTGATCCGGCAGTCGGTGATGCCGGGCGTTGGCAACACGGCAGCCTCGCTGATCCGCTGGGGAAGCAATGGCCTCGCTTTCCGAAGTACAACTCACGTTTACCTTGTTAGCAGCGGAACCTTGGTCCCCTCCAGCCAACCGGCGAATCTGGCGGTCACCGTCAGCGCGTCCCCGGCACCGGCGACGGCAGGGCAGCCGCTTACTTATACGGTGGAGGTGAAAAACCTCGGACCGAACCTCGCACGCGGCGTGGTGCTTTCGGCGACCTTGTCCAGCGGACAGACGCTGCTGACCGCGACCTCTTCCGCGGGCAACCGCGCTGTCAGCGGTTCACTCGTGACCTTGCTGCCTCCGGACATGGCCAACAATGCCACGGCAACGCTGACGCTCACCGTCCATCCTGAATCGGCTGGCGGGGTCAGTTGCACTGCCAAGGCCGTCTCCAACGTCGTGGATCCTGACTTTTCCAACAACTCCACGGCGCGCTTGGTAAGCGTCGGCTATCTCACGGCGACCGACTCGGTGAACTCCATCCGACTGGTGGCAAAGTCACTGGTTCCTGATCCGACACGCAATCTGCTTTGGGCGGCACTTTCCCCACAGATGGAGGCACCTTTCCGCAATTCGGTGGTATCGATCAATCCTCTCAATGGTTTGGTCTCCGATCCCATCCCGCTTGACGCGCCGCCATTCGAGGGGTCGATCGCCCTGTCCGGCAATGGCCGCTACCTCTACGTGGGACTTGAAGGAACCTCCAGCTTCGCCCGCATCGACCTGTCGCAGGCGACACCGGTTGCAATCCGGATTCCGTTTTCCGTACGCTCGTCTTCGGGCCAACTCGTCCGGGACTTCGAGGTGCTGGATGGCGATGGCACCAGCGTGCTGCTGGTAACTTCGAATCAGGCCCTCCAAGTCATCGACGACCAAACCCCGCGCCCGGTCGACACTTCAATCTACGAAGTCGGCGACATTGAACGCACGGCCACCCCGGGGATTTTCTTTGGTCACGATGGTTACACCGGCACCTATAGCGGTTCGCGCGTCGCTGTCACTGCCACGGGAGTCGAAGTAATCCATTCGATGAACGATTTCCTCAGCGGAGGCAGCTATGCAGTTCAAATCTCCTCAGCTGGCGACCGGATGCTCTCCGACGGCGGGCATCTCTTTGACGCCGGCACCATGAGCATGATCGCCACCTTGCCCGTCTATGGGGCTGAATGCCTCGATGGCGAACATAACCGCGCCTACATCGTCAACGGAAACGCCCTCCACAGCTTCGACTCCGACACCGGGGAAGCGAAAGGAAGCTTCTCTCTCCCCGTCACGACGAGTGGCGACTGGGCACTGACATGCTTGCGCTGGGGCATCGATGGCATCGCCATCCTTGGCGAGGATGGGAAGGTCTTCGTCGGCCGCTGGTCGGGCATCATTCCGGAGGATACCGATGGAAATGCGGACGGTATCTCCGACGCCTGGGCCGCCGCACAGTTTGGCACCACGCTGGTGGACCCCGAAGGCGATGGCGATGGCGACGGTCTGGCCGATGCCTTCGAGTATCTCTTTGCGACTTCTCCCGTCACCGCCGGGGCGAATCCCCTGAAGCCAAGCGTCGAAGCCGTCCAGGACGCCCGGAGTATCCTCCTGCGCTTCCCGCGCCGTGCGGGTGTGAGCCCCGACTCCTACCGCTACCAACTGAGTGAGGATGCTTCCGGGTGGTTTGACGTTCCCAGCGCCACCGAGACCGTACTCTCCACCGCAACGGTGGACGGCGTGACCGTGGAGCAAGTGCAAGTGCGAATCCCAACGGCCTGGCCGGATCGCGGCTTCGCCCGCATCAAGTGGCTTCATCCTTGA